The genomic DNA CAgtgagcttcaagaacaatATTTCACAAATATGAAGGTTCCTCCATTTCACTATTTTTATCATTACTATAAAAGTATCTGGGACCGTATTCCAAACAGAAACGTGAGTATCAAAATAGTCAACATCCCGTTTACTAATGTTTTCCCTTTGCCACCTGATATCTACTGGCGGCAGCTTGAGTCCTACGCGGATGACGATTCCCAAACGCTTTGTGGTAATTCCCGTAACTTAGAAGCCAACGATGAATCACAATGGTGGAACGAAAGAATAGCTCAGTGCAGGAATGACGCGACAGCTGCAAGCATAAACGAGGAAAATGATGGCCAAAACAGAAGCGACGGCTACAATCTTTGGAATAATTACCAAAATGCGcacattttcaaagacattcCCAACGTCAATGTTTGGTTGTTTTTAAATTCGCTCTCAAACTTCAAGTCTGTTGAGATTGagatgctcaaaaaatggCTTTTTTGCACGCCGCGGACTAGGTATGATTGGGAGTTGCTGTTGAAACCTATTTTGAACGGAAAGGTTCCAGTGACAGTCAGAGACCATGATGGTTTCGTTCTTTACAAGTACGGTGCTATTTAAAAGGCAGAAATCAGTTATTTTTGAGTGCTATTAAATATTGAAAACTGTGGCCTGAGAGCAAGCGACTAGGAAGAGATAAGATGCAAACCAGGCTGCAATGAGATATACATTTGAGGTTGGCTTAGGAGCGCTGTTACGTTCGCGTTCCTTGGAGGGAGATTTGGGAGGCGAGGGGTCCTCTGGCTCAAACTCATGCTTGTCATCCACATCATCTGAATCAATTTGATTGATAGTCTTAATAGCTAGCTCGCTTTCGAACTGGTCTCCGTTTTCGTCGTACACGTCGAAAGTTGATACCATATCACTTTGACTGAGCTTAATGTATTTTCCGCGCTTATTCTCAACACGTTTTCTGATGAGTTCTTGTGCAAGATTTTTGGGAACAGTGGGGGTGATGTCCAAATTTTCATAACTTGATTCACAAACTGGCTGAGGCGCCATTGCCATTAAGCTGATTGCATTTTCTCTAACAGTTTGGAATTCCTTACTTTCAATAGCTGTGTACCGTTTCTGAAGTGCTTTGAAATCGGACAGCAAATGCGCATCTCCGTTTGTATCGATTTCAACAAGTCCGTACTTGTTCGCCTCCTGCGTGAACTCATAAACTAGGCCTCCGCTAAAGGTGTTTACCATATCCTTCGAATGTAAAGACTCTACCTCTTCGAAAGAGCGAGGACTGACTTGGTTGCATCCAAACTCTGAGAAAAAAACGGGCTTTGTGTACTCAAGGTAAGCTTTGACCAATTGGTCATAGCCCGAAGTTTGAAAGGTTTGCTTTCCGCACCATTGATATGAATTGACACCATAGAAATCAATGCTTGAGTCTGGCatgtcttcatcttcacACTCAAGATACTTTGAAAGCGGAATGCGATATCTCAAGTCATCAGCAGCTGAGTAGCCGACCGGAATTTTTCTTGGCGCGTTGGCCTTGATGTATTGCTTCATGTCATTAACAACCGCCTTGACATATACAGGTGACCTCTCTGCAGAGACTTCATCATTAATAATTTCATTGCCTGCAAAGAAGCCTAAAGTGTTATTATAATGTCCAAACTCCTCaataatttcaaaaacgtGCTGCAGATATTCGTGGTTATAAGTAGTCCAGGGTTCGTATCTGTTCAAGTGCTGATTCTCCATTGGAGAATTGACATCTAGAATCAAGTATATGCCTGCAGCTGCTAACATGCTCATACAGGAATCATGGTTTAAATCTGGACTAATTGAGTAAACCCGTATTGTGTTAATTCCTAACTGTTGGAAGAGAGCAATATCCCTGGCACAGACCTTAGGGTCGGAAAGTGGGTCTTGGTCGCTAGTAATTGCTGAAGAGCCGCCCGGTTGGTAATCTACGCCTTttatgaaaaagagctcgCCAGTTATCGAGTCGAAAAAGTGCTGTTCATGGATCTCGATAGGGTTTACAAGTCCCTCAGCTAGGCCTGCGAAAAGCCCCGACAAAAGTGACAAAAGCACCGTGGTTAAGAGAGAAATCATTCTTGGCTGGAGATCGGGTTGGTTCTATTGAAGTTGATTGTGTCTTGGTTTATGATAAATAGAATTCATAAAACTGACACTTTTGTAACCGTATCTTTGACACTTTTTTCCTGACACTTGAATGTAAAGACAATTACCAAAACATATAATAGTGGCATGGAACAATGAAAAGGACTTCTGACGTCACGCCCTATACACTTAAAAACTAAAACTTGACATTGAAGCTATCCAATGGATCGCGCTATAAAACAAAGAAACTACTATCGTCAAAGGTGGGATAAATGAAACCTTGATCAACCAAAGTTTGACAATACATTTTGACGTCCGGTTCTGACAGCGCAAGGCTCTGCGCAATCAGCTTAGTGTGGACAGCAAAACTGCTAGCATCTTTGCCTTCACACTGGGCGGTACAGAATTCCAGGATCTTGTGCAATGCTGTTTTCGGCTCGCTAGCTGAGTTATCCTGAACAAATAGGTTCTGCTCTTCGCCGGTTTGCTCAGAGTTGGGCTGCAGATTTACAGGGCTCTCAAGTTTCCCGTTCGCAATTGCATGCCACTTCATAGCCTCTAAGTAATGCGTTATCACCTCGTTGAAATTATCGATAGGCTTAATTACAGCAAACTGAACATTTTTCTTGCCACTGAACTCCCTCAGCGCACCAAACACTCTAACGTAAGTTCCAACCTCATACATTTGCGCGACCTGCGAGCTCTCAGCTGCATCGGGTTGTTCATCCTGTGCCGCATTGGCCATGTCATTTGAGTCGTCACTCCACTTCCGCACTTCGATCTGCCCAGTTCCATCTTCTATAGTTAAGTTGATATTCGATGTGTTATCCACTACATTCCGTACCACCCCCACGAAAGATACGTGATGAAGCTCCAAATTGTTCACGACAAAAGGGCCGTCTTGCACTATTTGCTTTGATTCCTGTACTTGCTTAATGGTTACCGGGGTAAGGGTCGAAGAAGATCCCGATCCTCCGTTTCCGGAGTTAGGCCGACCAGAGCTTTGCGAATTATCGAATCCGCCACCCGATACCGTCGAGAACTCGTTGTAGGGTTGATATGCTGCAACCGAGCTATTAGTAAACAAAAAGGTCTGAGGCTGAAAATTCCATAATAATTAGGACATACTTGCCATGACTTAACTTGTGCGTGGACTTCACTTCCTTAACTCGCCTGTAATGATGATGAACTTGTAAAGACACGCGCGACGCGTCAACTTTTCCGAAGTTTATACACTATTACGTTAGTAATGATTTTTGCTTATTAAgatgcttgaaaaatttaaGAAAGCGATGAGATGGAACTacttgagctcttcgttCGCTTTCGCGCCCTAACGACAATTTGCCAATCAAAGATGGAAGCTGTTCTACATACGGCTCTCTTGTTGGACAAGGGGGACATTATCAAAAGCACCCCCGCCGCACATTCTGATGACAAAACTGTGCGATTTGTCAATTCGATCCTGAAGGGATGTCAAGCCGATCTAGTCTCTGAACTTTTGGACCCAATACGATTGCTAGATGGAAAGTCTTTCTGTAATGGACAGGAGctatttgagtttttgaacgcCGAGCTTGTAAAACATTTTCCCAGTAAGAGCGACGCTCTGTTGCTGGCTGTCGCTTTATTACAGTTGTTCGTCCAAAACAATTACACAGGTCCTGCAGCTTCGAGTTCTGCGCATACTGTGCTGCACGAGTCTAATGATTCGGATGGTAAAGCACATGCACTCTCTGTTTGTCTCCTGAGTGTTTTTGGACAGCCAGCTTACGAACTGTGCGATGATGCAATCTATCTGGTTATGTCCATCATCTTGTTGGAACAAATCACAGAGCAACAATCGCTCTTTTCTGGCGGCAATGAGGGCTCGGGGGTTGTTGAGATTCCTGCCTCGGAAACCCCAGCTCTTGTGGCATGCGCGCACTGGTGGAGAGCTAGGGCGCTGCTTGTACAGCTGTCCCTCCTACCAGAACCGTCTGGGTTACAGCCAATAGTTGTGTCTTCAATCCTTGGAAGCGTTGATCTGGTTTACGCCATCAGCAAGGAATTGCCATCGCATTTAAAGTCAAGCCTCGAGAAGCAACTCGGCGTAATATACTATCTTGAGAATGTCAAATGTTCGCTAGCAACCAATACCGAACATCTTTGCCTTCCTTCCTTAaccaaagttcaaaaattgacCGGTTTACAATTTGTCCTAACTGGCGCACGCGCCAAGAGAACCAAATAtcagcaagaagctcgctCTGGCTTGATAATTCTCGCAAAATCATCTCCATCGAGTACAAAtattgaagatgagaagGACAGTTTATCTCCAGAGAGCTTTGAGCTTAATTCCGACGTCCTGCTGGAACGGCCCATCTTTCAATCTATCGGAGATGAGCCAATTGATGATCAGATTGTTAAAAGACGAAAATTTGATGGCGAAGCTGGTTTAGacgaagaaaagctgcttccCGTTGCTTTGAGACAAGAAGACATCCCTCTTGATCTGCGCGAACTTGACCCTAACGAGCAACCCGCCCTAACTAACTACGACAATGCCCAGCTGTTGCTTCGCCTATACGTTATACGTCAAACATCCCCTGCTCAAAACCCGTTAGTCGAAGAGGAGCTGAGTGCGATCTTGGGTCGCGTCCTTTACCAatcaggaaaaaaaaactggacTCTATTTTCCAGAGCTCTATGGGAAAGATCTGTGGTCGAAACAACCAAGGCAAAGACAATCGAAAGGGGCCTGCTGCAGATGCAGTCCCTTGTTGAGGAAATGGAAATTAAAATCAAAACGCGCATGCTCCCACAAGGCGACGTGAACGAAAAGGTTGAAAGTAATGTGAGAATGAGTCTCATACATCAGTTGCCCTTCATGCCAAGATGGTCACTAGATGCTAAATTGGCCGAAAAATACATGTCGGTAGGGATTTTAAGATCAGCCGTTGACATTTATGAAAGGCTTGGGATGTTGTGTGAAGCAGCCTTGTGTCATGCTGCTGTTGGGGACGA from Lachancea thermotolerans CBS 6340 chromosome F complete sequence includes the following:
- the GAS4 gene encoding 1,3-beta-glucanosyltransferase (similar to uniprot|Q08271 Saccharomyces cerevisiae YOL132W GAS4 Putative 1,3-beta-glucanosyltransferase has similarity to Gas1p localizes to the cell wall), with the translated sequence MISLLTTVLLSLLSGLFAGLAEGLVNPIEIHEQHFFDSITGELFFIKGVDYQPGGSSAITSDQDPLSDPKVCARDIALFQQLGINTIRVYSISPDLNHDSCMSMLAAAGIYLILDVNSPMENQHLNRYEPWTTYNHEYLQHVFEIIEEFGHYNNTLGFFAGNEIINDEVSAERSPVYVKAVVNDMKQYIKANAPRKIPVGYSAADDLRYRIPLSKYLECEDEDMPDSSIDFYGVNSYQWCGKQTFQTSGYDQLVKAYLEYTKPVFFSEFGCNQVSPRSFEEVESLHSKDMVNTFSGGLVYEFTQEANKYGLVEIDTNGDAHLLSDFKALQKRYTAIESKEFQTVRENAISLMAMAPQPVCESSYENLDITPTVPKNLAQELIRKRVENKRGKYIKLSQSDMVSTFDVYDENGDQFESELAIKTINQIDSDDVDDKHEFEPEDPSPPKSPSKERERNSAPKPTSNVYLIAAWFASYLFLVACSQATVFNI
- the RFA2 gene encoding Rfa2p (similar to uniprot|P26754 Saccharomyces cerevisiae YNL312W RFA2 Subunit of heterotrimeric Replication Factor A (RF-A) which is a highly conserved single-stranded DNA binding protein involved in DNA replication repair and recombination), whose amino-acid sequence is MATYQPYNEFSTVSGGGFDNSQSSGRPNSGNGGSGSSSTLTPVTIKQVQESKQIVQDGPFVVNNLELHHVSFVGVVRNVVDNTSNINLTIEDGTGQIEVRKWSDDSNDMANAAQDEQPDAAESSQVAQMYEVGTYVRVFGALREFSGKKNVQFAVIKPIDNFNEVITHYLEAMKWHAIANGKLESPVNLQPNSEQTGEEQNLFVQDNSASEPKTALHKILEFCTAQCEGKDASSFAVHTKLIAQSLALSEPDVKMYCQTLVDQGFIYPTFDDSSFFVL
- the EMW1 gene encoding tetratricopeptide repeat-containing protein EMW1 (similar to uniprot|P42842 Saccharomyces cerevisiae YNL313C Protein required for cell viability); the encoded protein is MELLELFVRFRALTTICQSKMEAVLHTALLLDKGDIIKSTPAAHSDDKTVRFVNSILKGCQADLVSELLDPIRLLDGKSFCNGQELFEFLNAELVKHFPSKSDALLLAVALLQLFVQNNYTGPAASSSAHTVLHESNDSDGKAHALSVCLLSVFGQPAYELCDDAIYLVMSIILLEQITEQQSLFSGGNEGSGVVEIPASETPALVACAHWWRARALLVQLSLLPEPSGLQPIVVSSILGSVDLVYAISKELPSHLKSSLEKQLGVIYYLENVKCSLATNTEHLCLPSLTKVQKLTGLQFVLTGARAKRTKYQQEARSGLIILAKSSPSSTNIEDEKDSLSPESFELNSDVLLERPIFQSIGDEPIDDQIVKRRKFDGEAGLDEEKLLPVALRQEDIPLDLRELDPNEQPALTNYDNAQLLLRLYVIRQTSPAQNPLVEEELSAILGRVLYQSGKKNWTLFSRALWERSVVETTKAKTIERGLLQMQSLVEEMEIKIKTRMLPQGDVNEKVESNVRMSLIHQLPFMPRWSLDAKLAEKYMSVGILRSAVDIYERLGMLCEAALCHAAVGDEKTAESILAKRIEDNEHDARALSILGDIRQDPNLWLKSWEIGKYVNAKNSLARYYYNPPSSSGLTKDYNACLKHLNESLSLYPLAFDTWYFYGCIGLECGKTDLAAEAFTRCVSLDDTHSLSWSNLSAAYIEQGKLKEAHSCLSKAIGSDSQNNWRIWDNFMLVSMKLNMWGDVLLACRKLVEIRKNKVGEFSIDLPVVEKLVELLVTSDFPSNAPERLSHFQSSCMEFICDILPTVVTTNSRCWNQVARVELWRKRPWAALECYEKEYRAMSHNPDLEFDEKVWNQTVDACDDLVAAYESLGVMEGKHGEGSLVCKDWKYKARSTIKSLMSRGKNNWEDSDGWERLLEMRRNL